taaagataactcccaACGCAGTTgataaaagctggtggtggagggaaggaccaGATggttcaggtagtgaagcagccattgaaatcaagtatattatgttcagctgcatattgtgctacagggtggtctactttgctcttggccacaggttggcagtggctgttcatcctggtgtacaggtgattggtagtcataccattataaaaagctgtgcaatgatagcAGCAGAGCTGGcaaatgacatgactgctttcacagatggcctggGTCTGATGGGGTAgggtaagcctgtgacaggactggaataggaagtgttcGGTAGGTGGATTGGAAATGGCATAGGGACAGACTGGGATGTTGTGGAAgttgggtgggcaacagaacacTACTTTAGAAGGGGTGCGAAGTATCTAGAGTAGGATAGCCTTCATTCCTGGGCATGGTGATacgtaatcaaagccctggcaaaggatgtggttcagttgttccagtctggggtggtacagTGTGATGAGaggggcactcctttgtggctACTTCTTTTAGTTGGTGGGAGGATTGGAGGTGTGaagggaaatggcacaggagatctgtttgcggaATAGGTCTGGGGGataatgcctgtctgtgaaggccttgctgagaccttcagcatactgagcaCGGGAGTTgggcttgtcactgcagatatgccatccctgggtggccaggctgtaagGTAGGGTTTTTTTGGTATGAAAGGGTtgacagctgtcgaaatgcaggtattgttggtgggtttaatcTAGACACAAGTCTAACAGACATTTGCACTATGTCATATACTAGATTTTTATAAAGCTTTAAGAGCATTTCTTGTGTGATGAGtgacatattttaaaatgtaaagtcaAACACCATAAagttcaggatggaataacaacaacataCACCAGGGGTCGCACTGACACTTTCAGAGACTGGAATTACCCTCTCAACCTTCTGAAAGAACAAACCTCctgtgccttgtctctccagtcacctaccaacTCCCACATACCCATCGACCGGCCACAAGGAAGCACCAGCACCATGcaggactggagaaactgaatcacattctccaccagggttttgactacctctcgtcatgccatgaaatgaggaatatcctttcTACTCCTCCCGCAGTGGTATTCTGCTGATCACTGAACCTATGCAAACACCTATTACAGCCTGCTCACAGCCATCTCCTACACATCTAAAGGCAGCTGCGAAAATTGCCCTGTgacctacaaactaagctgcatcACTGTGCTACTttttacatgggcatgacaactaatAAGATGTCTGTCTACATGAATGTCCACCTACAAATTGTGGCTAAGAGACAactggaccatccagttgctgaacacaatgtccttcacttcagtgactgtttCACAGGCTGCTCCATATGAATTCTTCCTAACACCAgcattttctgaattgtgcaagtgggaactctccctgaaaTATAACCCATGTTCCATTAACCACCGTGGTCTCAACCTGGTCTTCCtcgctcccactccagcactacacagccttcttttCCACCAACACATCTGataatccttccccccccccccccccactttcttcCTTTCCAACtcacctccatccccccccccccccccaaacctttcATCTAACCTAGCACTCTCCCACAAGCAGCTCTACATCTTCCTCTACCCCCACCCTGCTACCCCTGCCCCCTTCCCACTTGCACCCCCACTGTGATCCATGCCACATCAATATCCCCAACCCCCACACCGGACCACTGCCCCCATCAGGCACGGTCGCAGTCCTGTCTGGTCACAAGGCCAGAGACactgcgcgcacgtgtgtgtgtgtgtgtgtgtgtgtgtgtgtgtggggggggggggggggggggggggacatttcggGAACAaagctttttggctgaaagcttaactgtacagcagtctttttgttgtgcctgtctgcaactcaacatctcctctatatcattaatatttttaaatgtattattcGTGTCTTGTTGTCAGATAACATTTACTAAATGATTatacaacacacactgatttattatttatttttcaagatacaaTGCAAAATATGGAACATAAAAGATTGCAAATATGCATCTAACAATACTTAACTTGATTATAACACTCAAGCTCCAGAGGATGTTTCTACAGTGCAGTGTGGGGAAAGAGGAAGGAAAATGTATGCTGACAACAGACAAAGCACTTCATTTACTAAAGTCATTAATGTCAACAGTCATGTGTAAGGGATTAGAACTTTCCCCTGTTGAATTTCCTAAAttctaaattaaataggcaaattgGCACAAATGGCTAAAACAGTTTTTGATACATAAGTCTGCACTGAACGCAGAATGATAATGACTTGTTTTCACCAAAAAATGAGTCTGAGCAACATGAACAAAATCAATACATCAAAATTCGTCATTATGTCAGAAAAATTGCCTTCTTTGAAATGAATTCTGTATAATTCGGAATACCCAAAATTTTTGCTCAAATGTATTTCATAAAATCAGGATAGCTTAAAAATAGAATGTAAGTATATACAAGTTATGTAAAGATACTTGAattgaaatatttgttttcattataCAAAGAAACAGAAATTTCCAACTTTTATCACAATAGCTACTTGTTTCTATCCTTCAACATTTATGGAAGAATTTTTCCACTAGTTCCTCATATTTTTCCTAAATTTTGACCACAATAATAAAATAGTATCTGTCACACAAAGTTGTTGCTTCCCGGCTTTAGTGACCAAACTACAGCAAATTAAGTTCACTGAACATAATTTGAAGTTGTAACACAAGTCAAAACAAGTAACACGATAAATCAAAGATACAGGTCGTCTGCATTATCAAGTAACTTTTACAATAAAGATGACTGAACACCCAATTATACTACTCAAGTAAGAGACACCTGAAATACAGCATTCTCTTCCTATACACAGTAAAACTATTCATACCATCCGACGATCAAAGTGACTCACGCGTTTTGCAGTCTAAAAATATATACAGTTTAATGGATCAGACAGTAACTACACAGTAATTGTTGAAATTGTACACATTCAAGAGACAGACAAAGCATAACAATGTGCTTCCTATCCACAAATTTATGCAATTTGTTAAGATTTACAATATTTGACGTTCTCTCAAAGTAATATACAATGCAATCATGATTTTAAGTACAAAGCACCTTTAAATGGTCTTTACTCTAACCAGCAGCAACCCATAATGCTTTCACACGGCCAAGTGGAAAAGAAAACAAGGCAAAAAATAAATAAGGGCACATCTGGATGATTTATGACGAACTTCTATTATCGCAGTTAgcactgtatttacaaacactacaAGCACTGTTGTACGGCTCTTGTAGTCTTCCTGCATTGCAATCTGTCACATTATTATGTTCACTGCACtacgttaaaaaaaaacacaacttcagtaacatttacacaattactgcTTAACTTACTGAAATACTTTGAACTGAACACCAGTATatatattatttacaataaaaggaAAATGCACTTGGCTCTTAAGCCCTTAGTCAGAGTCTGAATAAATTACGGCATTTTCAGACCTCCGTTTGGTATGACGAACAACAAAATCTTCTGAAGATGAGGAAGAAGTATATCGCTCCTTTCTTCGCCGCTTTTTCCTGTCATGCCTCCTTGACTTATGCTTTGATTTACTGCCACGGCTAGATAGATTCCACGGATTCAATGAAGGCTCATGCTGACGAACTGAACTAGATGATGTCGATGATGTTGAGGGATATGACACACCTTTAGTATTTGAAGTACTGGTTTGTTTTGGAATAACAATGCTTCGCAGTTTTGGTTTATGTTCAGTGCCAAAAATACTTTCATCATCAGAAGAATATGGTGAGCTATATACAGAAATCCTTGAAGCAAGTGGATAACTATAATCATCTAATGACGATCTCCCAGAATTATAAGCATACCTTGAACTTTCTCTTTCcttagaaatgtgatgcctcacagGACTCTTGCTCAATGAATCGGAGCTACACGACAATTTGCTTAAATTACTCACTCTGGCTTTGCGGCACCTGCGAGAACTTCCACTCGATGAATCAGAGCTATAAGGTAATTTCTTCAGTCGCTTCCCTTTAGATCTGCGACGCCTGATGGGACTGCTACTCAGGGTGTCTGAACTACTGTAGATAAGTTGTTTTGAACGGTTTAGACCAACTGGTGAAAAAGGGGATGAACTACTGCTTTGTGAACTTTTCGCTCTTGTTGGCTTCTTGTTAATCTTGACTCTACTTCTGCTGGAAcgaactttcttttctttctgctGGTGCACACGGGAACTTTTTACTGAATCCGGAATGTAGTTAGAGCAGCCAGCAGTGGAATCAGGCATTTCTCGCTGAGATCCTGAGGTAGAGGCAACAGGACTCACTGTATCTGCAATGTAAGAACCAAATTTGTCAGCAGacagtaaaaaaattattataattacaaaGTGTACATAAATATATATCGAAGGAATACAAAGAGTGACCCACTCTTACCTGAGCTGTGCAGCTTATTTGagttattgtcatttatcttattaCTATTAGAGTTTGCAGTTGTTTCACAAGAAGGTTCTTGCTCTTCTATAACATCTTCATCTGTATCGAGTGCAACAATTTCTGGAGTtctttcatgcaatggtttaacatACCCAACTATAACACAGTCTTCAGAATCACTTGATGAAACAACATCTGATGCCTGTGATCTTATATttgctgtatacaaatgatcttGCAAACTTTCACCTGCTTGCACTCTCTGAGAAGTATGGCGTGAAGTATTCCCATGTCTCCCAGAACGACTGCTAATGGAAGATAGATGGGAAGCTTCACCAACACCTTCAACATCAATGTCATTATCATCCTCATTTGCAACAGTTTCATGTGATGAGTCAACTGAGTCATCTGATGATATCACAACCACATCACTATCATCATCACGTACTGAATGGGGTGAAGGTGGAAGCTCTATTGTATGAGCTTCATATGAACCATACTCAGCTGTCTCGTCAAAACCAATCATGTCATATGGAGAACGTGCAAATGTCCACAGTTCATGGATAAAATGGTCAACATGCCTAGGGTTGATATTGTTTCGAAGATAATTTCTTATACTGCTGCTGTTAACTGAATGGTACTGCAGCATATTTAGAATGCAGTCCAAAACTAAAGCCAACCGTGACTGATTCTCTATAAGCACTGACAACTCACGAGAAAGCCAaggaagcaatctatgcagctgtgCTGGAttgtttctggaaaaaaaaaaaaaaagataaaaaccattgaaaaaattggcagcattaaaaaaaaattaaattcataaatACTCAAACTCTCATCTGGGTCTATTTTAAAGAAATGTTAACTATGAACTATGTAACCACTTTTTCAATGGAACTTAAGTGTTATTGTTACTATACATCACAAAAAAACTTGTTGACACCAATGTTTTATGTATATGCGACTTAATGACTATTACCAATAACACATATCAGTTCTTCATTTTGTTTTAAAAAGGAATAGCAAAGCCAGAAATGCCAAAATATTTGAGATGTTCTAATTAACAGACGAATGTATAAAGTATAAAACATCTTTCAAGGGTTGGGCCAAAGGGTAATTAGTTAACAAAGCCAATTAAGTAAACAGCAGAAGTTATAGCTAGTAtgtagaaaactaaagaaaaaatacaaatagaATAAGGTAATTATTAACGAGAAgccataattttaaacaaaaagataAAAGAACACATCAGAATATGCTGAATTAAACAAAACTATTCACAAATATCTCAAAGTATATATAAGAAGATACAACGAAAATTTGGTTACAGAataaaatgagaacaacaaaaGTATAAAGAAAACAATACGCAGAAACATGTGTAAAATAGACAACACATTGTTTTCTGTCAAGATAGCTGATGCCACAGCAAATAATAACAGTGAAAAAGATGTTCAAGCAGTTCAAgataacttcaaatttttatataCTGCACACATGAATCAGAATAATAATATTAGTAATGAAAATTATAATGTTCCACATGTAATGTGAGTTGAGGAATATAAAGTCACTTGAGgtaggaaaaaaagggaaaaatacagagtgtacataaagtccgggaacactttcaattatttattgcacaagaactaaaaatTGTACAGATATCACACTTATGTCATttagaagagaaaccctgaaagcacAGTTTGGTAATTAGCTGATAGTCACCactagttgcaaacatggcgagttcaggtgtggagcgaaCTTTGTCTGTGTTGGAGTtcactgtttcatgaaatggcctccccgatcaccagatctcaatccatgtgacttttttctgtggggacacattaaagatctggtgcacctaccacctctaccacgtgatgtagcagagctccgggagataatacaggaagcgactgcctcagttgacgatgccatgctgggacgggtatggcaagaattcgattactgtattgacatctgccaggttactcatggttcgcatatcaaatgtttgtaaaaaaacctttcagtttctcttcaaaatgcaatatgtatgacatctgtataatgtttagttcttgtgcaataaataattgaaagtgttcctggactttatgcaCACCCTGTACTTAGAGATGATGGTGTTCCAGTTTTATGACCTGGATAATAtacaaactttcgaaatgtgtGTTGATATCAGTTGAAATAGAATATAGTCCTCTGTCCATATCATGTTAAATTTACAACTGACCTcttgtcagaaaataaaatgcagtacAGCATCGATTATCCAAATGTCTGTCCACCAAACAACCACGTAACCGAACAACCAAGTAACTGAACTGTTACTCGCTTGCACAGAATTGTTTAAGACAGTTTTTGTGCACTCTGAAAACATCAGTTAAAGAATGGCAAAAGGGAAGAAAACATTACTGATCCTTGCCAACACACTAATTCATCCAACATATGGTATCCTAAATGAAAAAGGATGAGTTCATGGAAGTCATGGTTTTTCCACCTAACATCATCACCTTTTTACAGCTCATGGATCGAGACATTACTGAGACTTTCAAATGGTATTACAGAAAAGGATTGTTACATAAGTTACTGCTAGAATAAGGAAGGAGAAGATACAGGAACAGAATTTGAAAAAAGCCTATAATAAAATTGTGGGTATGGCAGAAAGTTCTCAAAGTCTAATTAAAAATAATGATCAGAATGATATGTCTGAATTAAGTATTTACATGTCTAAATATGGCCTTGCGATAGTCTGAAGCTCGAGATGAAAACAACCAGTATCAGATACCAGCCCTGCAAAAAGAGCTCGCTCAGGCAGAGCAAAATTAAGAATTCTGTTAGTGTTAATTCTATGCATATGTAATGTACATGGAAAATGCATATGtattacaatatttttttgtttactaGGCTGTATTACATGTACTCCTACTGCACTTGCCTTTGTAATAATAAAAGAGATCTGTGTCATTATCAATATACATAATTTTTATTGATAAATAGAAGTATACACTTCGATTATCCAAATAAACCGGTTTTCTGAACACCCAAGTCCCCCAATTAGTTTGAATAATAGACGCTCTACTGTATACACCATGAAAAACGTGGTGTACTGGAACGTGTACGTCACAGGCACCACAAACTGATGCATTCTCTCACCAGAATATTTTACCAAGGGACTAAGGACAATTCTATAGGTAGAGGTGAGACAGTGACATTTTGTTACTCTCCTCTGACCAGAATGAGAAATGACACATAAGGGTGATTGATTTCACTGGCTGCCGTTCACTGTTCTTTATGTCTAGTCACTCTTCCTTCCCATAGCACACAGCTTTTATTCAATGGTAACATAATTTCTTGCCAGGAGACAGCACATTACATTATAATAGAACCGTAACAGACTTCTTTACCTGGCATGTATAACTTGCTCATTTCCCTATTAAAAGGATAGTAAAAATATTGAACCATATGAGAAAATTCTTCCCTCAGTTGTGCTTACCGTGTATTTACGAGCGAGTACTACTCATAGGTAAAATCTGATGATGTGACAAGGGGAAAGTACAGTGCAGCTAAATGTGTCCCTTGCTTAAGACTCATTCATGGACATTGTAATAAAATACtgtaaaatgacaatttaaaaaacTACATTCAAAGTGCCTCCCCTAAAAGGTGAGCTATACTATGTGATCGAAGTATCCGAacccctggctgaaaatgacttacaagttcgtggcgccctccatcgataatactggaattcaatatggcgttggcccacccttaaccttgatgacggcttccactctcacatgcatacattcaatcaggtgctggaaggtttcttgaggaatggcagcccattcttcatggagtactgcactgaggagaggtattgatgtcggtcggtgaggcctggcacgaagtcagtgttccaaaacatcccagaggtattctataggattcaggtcagaactctgtgcaggccagtctactaGAGGGCTGCTTTTGTCatctaaccactctgccacaggccatgcattatgaacaagtgctcgatcgtgttgaaagatgcaatcacaatCCCCGAATTgttattcaacagtgggaaccaagaaggtgcttaaaacatgaatgtgggcctgtgctgtgacagtgccatacaaaacaacaaTGCGTGCAAGCCCCCCCTCCATAAAAAGCATGACCACaggataacaccaccacctccaaatttcactgctggcactacacatgctggcagatgacgttcaccaggcattcaccatatccacaccatgccatcagatcgccacattgtgtaccgtgattcgtcacttcatacAACTTTTTactactgttcaattgtccaatgtttatgcttcttacaccaagctaGGGGTCATTTGGCATACACCGGCTTGATATGTGACTTATGAGCAACCGCTTGACCACAAAattcatgttttctcacctcccgcctaactgtgatacttcttgcagtggatcctgatgcagtttggaattcctgtgtgatggtctggatagatgtctgcctattacacattgtgaccccccccccccccccccccttcaaccgtcggtggtctctgtcagtcaacaggcgaggttggCCTgtgcatttccacttcactattacattggAAACATGCATCTagagatatttaggagtgtggaaatcttgggtacagacgtatgacacaagtgacacccaatcaactgaccacgttcgaagtccgtgagttacgcggtGCGCCcgattctgctgtctcacgatatctaatgactactgaggtcgctgatatggagtcctgacagtaggtggcagcacaatgcacctaatatgaaaaacgtatgtttttgggggtgtccggatacttttgatcacatagtgtagatttaATACTGGGGCTATGGAGATGTTAACCTTTTGCTCTAACCTGGATATAAAACAGTGACATCTGCCATACTCATTTCTAAACATTCATTTCCTTCCTCGATATGCAAGTAGAGTATCTCACAAAATAGATTATAATGGTACAAAGCATGAAGTACACACTATCTCTATCTCTACACCTACACAACGCAGGGTACAGTGGCATGTGCAGTATACCATGTAGGCAGACAGAGGAAGTGTGCGGACATAGGACAAGTCCTTTTAGGACATTTTTACACCGTCTTTGTTTCTgctatcatttattttgctgtctaaATATCAAACTTATCTACCGTTTTCACAATCTTATTTCCTGATTCTGCCAGCATCACTTGTCTTAATtaaacttgttttatttttgtgggtgttcatcttacaaactgttttcaagacatTATCTATAATTCCCTTTAAAAATTTTTCCTACTTTCCTTTACTGCTAATGTAatgtgtagattgaataacatagggcatAAGCCACAACTAATCCTGTCCTACTATCTTCTCAATTACTACCTCCTTTCTGTGTGCTTCATCTCTTAGAACTGTAGTTTGGTTTCTACACAAGCTGTAGATGatcttttgctttttgtatttagctCCTGATATAAGCTCCCTGGTTGTTTATTGGATATTAAGGTCCGcctgttatgcaaaacactgtttttttcttATGACCCAAATAGATACCAGCACCTCTGTGTTAGCATCAGTAGGTTTTCTTTATTCAAATCTGTGAATTTTTAACTGATAACTAATCTATGAAAATTAGACCTAAAGatagttattttttgtttttgccaTTACCTTAATTTTATATTATATGGTTACGCAGCATGATTTGCACGTTCTCACATACTGGAAGCTTGTCATCTGCAAGCAAATGATATAAATGTGAACTTGGTTTGGAGTTCGTTTTGCTTTGTCAGATCATTTTGATTTGCATGCTCATGAGTTTCTCTGAGcatttcacacacaaataaagggtgaaaattattgaactatatgaaaaaaattataaataaacgtaaattagttacgaactgtagtgtgcacacactttattcaaaatgtaaagatcactacagatatttggatttatgttatgacatgttcaatacgcCTGCTGTCATTGTCAacgatgtggcgcagatgaatagtgaaattttgcatgacctgctgaagtgttgaaacattgatgacctcctgaatggttgttttcagctcagcaatagttttgggaCTATTGctatacactttgtctttaatacacccccacaaaaaggagtcgcatgtgttcagattcagagaatatggcagccaatcgaggcccatgccaatggtCTACAGGTACCCCAGAGCAAGAATGCAGacccaaagtgctcttccaggacatcaaacactctcctgctttgtgATCCATCTTGCATGAATACATCTtgtggaaatcagggtcactttggataatggaggtgaaatcatcttccaaaatcttcacctaccatttggtagtcactgtgtcatcaaggaatatcgcagtgattattccatgactggacgtgGCACATCACATAGTCACCTGTCAAGGGTGAAGAGACATTTTGATCACCAAACcatgcatgcacatactaattcccatcacgccccacGGAAAACCATGcactttgaacgtcctaatgcaaaccattcagaagttatgacaattttatttcacatagttcaataattgtcactctttaCTAGACGTAATCTGCAGAATTTTGTTTGTGATAAACACTTATTGCTCTGGCAaaactctctcctctctctctctttgtttttttatatatatatatatatatatatataaaaaacaaagatgatgtgacttaccaaatgaaagtgctggcaggtcgacagacacacaaacaaacacaaacatacacacaaaattctagctttcgcaaccaacggttgcctcgtcaggaaagagggaaggagagggaaagatgaaaggatttgggttttaagggagagggtaaggagtcattccaatcccgggagcggaaagacttaccttagggggaaaaaaggacgggtatacactcgcacacacacacatatccatccacacatatatgtgtggatggatatgtgtgtgcatgtatgtgcaTGTATGTATAAACTTCACATTATTTAAAACATTAAGGGAACCTTGCAGGAAAGATGACACAAACAGCTCAAAAGTGTATGCATGCATATGCACGTGTGCACGCATGCCTTCCTGCCCCCCCCACatatacacgcacgcacacacgcacgcacgcgcgcgcatgcagctttacttcacacacacacacacacacacacacacacacacagcgagagagacagagggagtgaGAGAGATACAGGTGGGGTAGATGGTGCCAAACTCACTTGAGAACAGGTGAACATCACTTGGGATGGGATTCACAATAACACCATTTGTGTTTTAACAAAGTGAGAAGTGCCTGTTACAATATATGTGTAGTATCTGTGTGTGGTTCTGAATAACTCATGAGAACACAAATGACAGAggatctgacaaaacaaaacataagTAAATCTTTAGGTCTAATTATCATATATTAGTTACCACTTAAAAAATATGTTCACATTTTAAAGACTTTAATAAAGAAAGTGCACTGATGACAGCACAGAGGTGTTGAAACTTATCTGGGTCATATGAAAAACAacctcccccccccatgaaccatggaccttgccattggtggggaggcttgcgtgcctcaacgacacagatagccgtaccgtaggtgcaaccacaacggaggggtatct
The genomic region above belongs to Schistocerca serialis cubense isolate TAMUIC-IGC-003099 chromosome 6, iqSchSeri2.2, whole genome shotgun sequence and contains:
- the LOC126483790 gene encoding E3 ubiquitin-protein ligase Topors — its product is MDRETCSTPLTVHGTVSPKSPSRSLTGSPVDDKTSVLTPVDRASPEPNCAICLGKLQNKSFTNSCLHQYCFTCLLEWSKVKAECPLCKQSFQSIIHNVRSIEDYDQYDLLPNETAAAPTATTTVSVTASYHWTLRDMPRFRYRTTMTGNNGRFRIEEVNPVVLQPLPPARRPQRAPWTRSRRQIATAEFRRSIYERNLWVMPLHDITGRYRESSPEFYRNNPAQLHRLLPWLSRELSVLIENQSRLALVLDCILNMLQYHSVNSSSIRNYLRNNINPRHVDHFIHELWTFARSPYDMIGFDETAEYGSYEAHTIELPPSPHSVRDDDSDVVVISSDDSVDSSHETVANEDDNDIDVEGVGEASHLSSISSRSGRHGNTSRHTSQRVQAGESLQDHLYTANIRSQASDVVSSSDSEDCVIVGYVKPLHERTPEIVALDTDEDVIEEQEPSCETTANSNSNKINDNNSNKLHSSDTVSPVASTSGSQREMPDSTAGCSNYIPDSVKSSRVHQQKEKKVRSSRSRVKINKKPTRAKSSQSSSSSPFSPVGLNRSKQLIYSSSDTLSSSPIRRRRSKGKRLKKLPYSSDSSSGSSRRCRKARVSNLSKLSCSSDSLSKSPVRHHISKERESSRYAYNSGRSSLDDYSYPLASRISVYSSPYSSDDESIFGTEHKPKLRSIVIPKQTSTSNTKGVSYPSTSSTSSSSVRQHEPSLNPWNLSSRGSKSKHKSRRHDRKKRRRKERYTSSSSSEDFVVRHTKRRSENAVIYSDSD